From the genome of Vigna angularis cultivar LongXiaoDou No.4 chromosome 11, ASM1680809v1, whole genome shotgun sequence, one region includes:
- the LOC128194744 gene encoding LRR receptor-like serine/threonine-protein kinase IOS1 codes for MTLQFSSENAFPSAVVMNNFKRRDLSNNSLNGEIPDFLSQLQHLKILNLEKNNLSGLIPSALHRDSLTLSVDQNPYLCEPDQCNKKKNKKNNSIVTPLVASVGGVLILLVAVAAIFWTAKRRKVKALTVEKDQSEKSPQYTDQDDSSLQSQKQIYAYSDIVKITNNFNTVVGKGGFGTVYLGYIEDTPVAVKMLSPSSVRGYQQFQTEVKLLMRVHHKNLTSLVGYCNEGTNKGFIYEYMANGNLQEHLSGKRSKRNFFSWEKRLRIAVDAASGLEYLQNGCKPPIFHRDIKSTNILLNENLQAKLSDFGLSKIILTDGETHVSTVIAGTPGYLDPEYYLTNRLTEKSDVYSFGVVLLEIITSQPVMAKNQEKTHISEWVRSLIAKGDIDAVVDSRLEGDFDSNSVWKTVEIATACVSPNPNRRPIISVVVTDLKESLTMELARTEDRSTNTSYSVKQVIRNLNTESLPQAR; via the exons GGATTTATCAAACAATAGCTTAAACGGTGAAATTCCTGATTTTCTGTCACAACTACAACACTTGAAGATCTT AAACTTAGAGAAGAATAACCTCTCCGGTTTAATTCCCTCAGCACTTCATAGGGATTCCCTCACACTAAG TGTGGACCAAAATCCATATCTATGTGAACCTGATCAATGcaacaagaagaaaaacaagaaaaacaatagCATTGTTACACCCTTGGTAGCATCTGTTGGCGGGGTTTTGATTCTTCTGGTAGCAGTGGCAGCTATATTTTGGACCGCTAAAAGGAGAAAAGTGAAAG CTCTGACGGTAGAAAAGGATCAGAGTGAGAAATCACCGCAATACACTGACCAAGATGATTCATCACTGCAATCCCAAAAACAGATATATGCATACTCTGACATCGTTAAAATCACCAACAATTTCAATACAGTTGTTGGTAAAGGAGGGTTTGGAACAGTTTATCTGGGCTATATCGAAGATACTCCAGTTGCAGTGAAAATGCTTTCCCCATCTTCTGTTCGTGGTTACcaacaatttcaaacagag GTTAAACTTCTTATGAGAGTTCATCACAAAAATTTGACCTCCCTTGTTGGTTACTGTAATGAAGGAACCAATAAGGGTTTCATATACGAGTACATGGCTAACGGAAACTTACAAGAACATCTCTCTG GTAAACGAAGCAAAAGAAATTTCTTCAGCTGGGAAAAGAGACTTCGTATAGCAGTGGATGCAGCCTCTG GATTGGAGTATCTGCAAAATGGTTGTAAGCCACCAATATTCCACAGAGACATAAAATCTACAAACATCTTGTTGAATGAAAACCTCCAAGCAAAATTATCTGATTTTGGTCTATCCAAAATTATCCTAACAGATGGGGAAACTCATGTGTCAACTGTTATTGCTGGTACTCCTGGTTATCTAGACCCTGA ATACTACCTAACCAATAGATTAACAGAGAAGAGCGACGTTTACAGCTTTGGTGTTGTGCTTTTAGAGATAATCACAAGTCAACCAGTGATGGCGAAGAATCAAGAAAAAACCCACATAAGTGAATGGGTTAGGTCCTTGATTGCAAAAGGTGATATCGATGCCGTTGTTGACTCAAGGTTGGAAGGAGATTTTGACAGTAACTCAGTTTGGAAAACTGTAGAAATAGCAACGGCATGTGTATCTCCAAATCCCAACAGAAGGCCAATCATAAGTGTGGTGGTGACTGATCTGAAAGAGTCTTTAACAATGGAATTAGCTCGAACTGAAGATAGAAGCACTAATACAAGTTATTCAGTTAAACAGGTCATCAGGAATCTGAATACAGAATCTCTTCCCCAGGCCAGATAA